In one Umezawaea sp. Da 62-37 genomic region, the following are encoded:
- a CDS encoding beta-1,3-glucanase family protein, protein MRTTTKWLSALTALAMATSVALFTQPAAAIGPDLLPFTITNNSGRSDAVYLYVLGTDIRNGRLGYVNQGGGFTPWPAGGNPPSPAPDVSIAGPGNGGNVTVRVPRFISGRVYMAFGEKLKFALTPDGLVQPAPWAGGDPNRNILFDWSEFTYNDAGLWLNSSQVDMFAVPHEVSVTGASGVTSRTGNLVNNGRENVINAVRQQSGWANSVVTRSDGTVLRVLAPGKAAGAGLMDANYLQPYIDQAWGAYASKALTVVPFGDQPGIKYFGRTSGNTMNFTNTSGQQVASFQKPSTANVWGCDGNLGAPNDQVVGPIARTLCAALHRSTLGRIDTQPGGGPGDFYQGSLTDHYSRIIHQNMVDGRAYGFAFDDVQAQESLVHDGDPRSAGITLTPFGAGGGNPQPAGNSIVSNWNGKCLDVPGGNFTDGQRTVVWDCNGGANQKWEFTGGALRTQNNKCLDVNGGSTANGAVIQLWSCNNTAAQQFVLSGAGDLVNPQANKCVDIAGWDPNNGAVLTLWDCAGTANQKWHLG, encoded by the coding sequence GTGCGCACCACAACGAAGTGGTTGAGCGCGCTCACCGCGCTCGCCATGGCGACATCCGTCGCCCTGTTCACCCAACCAGCGGCGGCCATCGGCCCCGACCTGCTCCCGTTCACCATTACCAACAACAGCGGCCGCTCCGACGCGGTCTACCTGTACGTGCTGGGCACCGACATTCGCAACGGTCGACTTGGGTACGTCAACCAGGGCGGCGGCTTCACCCCGTGGCCCGCGGGCGGCAACCCTCCGAGCCCCGCACCCGACGTCTCCATCGCCGGTCCCGGCAACGGCGGCAACGTCACCGTGCGGGTGCCGCGGTTCATCTCCGGCCGCGTCTACATGGCTTTCGGCGAGAAGCTCAAGTTCGCCCTGACCCCCGACGGGCTGGTGCAACCCGCGCCGTGGGCAGGCGGTGACCCCAACCGCAACATCCTGTTCGACTGGAGCGAGTTCACCTACAACGACGCGGGTCTCTGGCTCAACAGCTCCCAGGTCGACATGTTCGCGGTGCCGCACGAGGTCAGCGTCACCGGCGCGAGCGGCGTCACCTCGCGGACCGGCAACCTGGTGAACAACGGCCGCGAGAACGTGATCAACGCCGTGCGCCAGCAGTCCGGGTGGGCCAACTCCGTGGTGACCCGGTCCGACGGCACCGTGCTGAGGGTCCTCGCTCCCGGCAAGGCGGCGGGCGCGGGCCTGATGGACGCGAACTACCTGCAGCCCTACATCGACCAGGCGTGGGGCGCGTACGCGAGCAAGGCGCTCACCGTGGTCCCGTTCGGCGACCAGCCCGGCATCAAGTACTTCGGTCGGACGTCCGGCAACACGATGAACTTCACCAACACCTCGGGCCAGCAGGTGGCGTCGTTCCAGAAGCCCTCCACGGCGAACGTGTGGGGCTGCGACGGCAACCTGGGCGCTCCGAACGACCAGGTGGTCGGCCCCATCGCCCGCACCCTGTGCGCGGCGCTGCACCGCTCCACCCTCGGCCGGATCGACACCCAGCCCGGCGGCGGTCCCGGCGACTTCTACCAGGGCTCGCTGACGGACCACTACTCGCGGATCATCCACCAGAACATGGTGGACGGCAGGGCGTACGGGTTCGCGTTCGACGACGTGCAGGCTCAGGAGTCCCTGGTGCACGACGGCGACCCGCGCTCGGCGGGCATCACTCTCACGCCGTTCGGTGCGGGCGGCGGCAACCCGCAGCCCGCCGGCAACAGCATCGTCAGTAACTGGAACGGCAAGTGTCTCGACGTGCCCGGTGGGAACTTCACCGACGGTCAGCGCACGGTCGTGTGGGATTGCAACGGTGGTGCGAACCAGAAGTGGGAGTTCACCGGCGGTGCCCTGCGTACGCAGAACAACAAGTGCCTGGATGTCAACGGCGGGTCGACCGCGAACGGCGCGGTGATCCAGCTGTGGTCGTGCAACAACACCGCGGCTCAGCAGTTCGTGCTCAGCGGCGCGGGCGACCTAGTGAACCCGCAGGCCAACAAGTGCGTCGACATCGCGGGCTGGGACCCCAACAACGGTGCCGTGCTCACCTTGTGGGACTGCGCGGGCACGGCTAACCAGAAGTGGCACCTTGGCTGA